The following are from one region of the Thermofilum sp. genome:
- a CDS encoding carboxypeptidase-like regulatory domain-containing protein, with protein MGTLRSGALLAVLVILALAVKAAAVQSAEKPTSMHIFSNQTLLNATVHLKTCKGENVIQAPLQPPTILLKGINFSREFSCFPNFTCIVEYPLPGNYSLEVRWLNRVIYAGTVDLNASGSQIHINTRTAYVGFFVRTAERRDLRDQSVELYIEPYRLIARSGQIVLLPFGVIKYRVQFAWVQDIVLAVNGESTVGCDTGAIEVRLPLLSRLAFVLQALGGVPATGINGSAELFFNGTRIASADLLRSNIIDLTYAPLGRYTIKVYLSGRLSSELYVDVTEKNNTYTVMLPVASIVKLKVLDARGEIVSDETLVAQLTDPLGRFFSERLTSGAIVLNSMPLGRYELEIFSEKLGRAIGRSSFEVQGSDSTIFREVSVSIARVRVSVQAEGSSTLPERSKVTVKSLGVLLLSRYLDSPRESVTGDLGYLPLGAIVQIEYSYDTFSYSVELSAGGGVLALRVPIYDIAVKFVDLDGQPVSGCTATLSSPYLNYAADLSGWMLEIKHVPLSDLLISVKCSNVEVARSKVSASELKTGNITVTVNVKALEITVKNLLGKPVSGAKVLVRVSSPSGVVNLTSTTGDDGVAVLYRVPLPPSSNISLHVSYRGFTYAGVLSPSEKSREVILDVLIDTPLLTLSATQALLAILGASVLAGTLIVVLRKYLHLKTLREMFASPFEGERESLIGRLKRILERKREEKEEEEISLFG; from the coding sequence GTGGGCACCCTGAGATCCGGAGCCCTGCTAGCCGTGCTAGTCATCCTTGCGCTAGCTGTAAAAGCTGCAGCAGTCCAAAGCGCGGAAAAACCCACGAGCATGCACATCTTCAGCAATCAAACACTACTCAACGCTACGGTACATTTGAAGACCTGTAAAGGAGAAAACGTAATCCAAGCCCCCCTACAGCCGCCAACCATCCTCCTAAAGGGCATCAACTTTTCCCGGGAATTCTCATGCTTCCCGAACTTCACCTGCATCGTGGAGTACCCTCTTCCCGGGAACTACTCGCTGGAAGTCAGGTGGCTTAATCGAGTTATATACGCGGGCACGGTAGACCTTAACGCTTCCGGCTCGCAGATACATATAAACACGAGGACTGCGTACGTGGGTTTCTTCGTACGCACCGCTGAGAGAAGAGATCTTAGAGACCAGTCAGTTGAACTCTACATAGAGCCTTACCGGCTAATCGCCAGGAGCGGCCAGATAGTCTTGCTGCCCTTCGGCGTTATAAAGTACAGGGTTCAGTTTGCCTGGGTTCAAGACATCGTGCTCGCAGTGAACGGAGAGTCCACCGTAGGGTGCGATACAGGGGCTATCGAGGTAAGGCTTCCTCTACTATCTAGGCTCGCTTTCGTGCTACAAGCTCTTGGCGGGGTTCCAGCTACAGGAATCAACGGAAGCGCGGAACTCTTCTTCAATGGCACGCGTATAGCTTCTGCAGACCTCCTTAGAAGCAACATTATCGACCTCACTTACGCGCCTCTGGGTAGGTATACGATTAAAGTATACCTCTCTGGCAGGCTTTCGAGCGAGCTGTATGTAGATGTCACGGAGAAAAACAACACCTACACGGTCATGCTGCCGGTAGCAAGCATCGTTAAGCTGAAGGTCCTAGATGCCAGGGGCGAGATAGTGAGTGACGAAACCCTCGTTGCTCAGCTGACCGACCCTCTAGGAAGGTTCTTCAGCGAGAGGCTCACTAGCGGGGCGATCGTGTTAAACAGCATGCCGCTAGGCCGCTACGAGCTCGAGATTTTCAGCGAAAAACTAGGCAGGGCGATAGGTCGGAGCTCCTTTGAAGTTCAGGGATCCGACAGCACTATTTTCAGAGAGGTATCCGTGAGCATCGCTAGAGTAAGAGTAAGCGTGCAGGCTGAGGGCTCCAGCACCTTACCGGAGAGGAGTAAAGTTACCGTGAAGAGCCTCGGAGTTCTACTGCTTTCGCGGTACCTGGATTCTCCCAGAGAGAGCGTTACCGGCGATCTAGGGTACCTTCCTCTAGGCGCGATAGTACAGATAGAGTACTCTTACGACACCTTCTCCTACTCGGTAGAGCTCAGCGCAGGAGGGGGAGTTCTGGCCCTCAGGGTGCCGATATACGATATAGCTGTGAAGTTTGTAGACCTTGACGGGCAGCCTGTGAGCGGCTGCACAGCAACGCTTTCATCACCATATCTCAACTACGCAGCCGACCTGAGCGGCTGGATGCTCGAGATCAAGCATGTTCCTCTCTCGGATCTACTCATTTCAGTGAAGTGCTCAAACGTGGAAGTCGCTCGGAGCAAGGTTTCAGCTAGCGAGCTGAAGACCGGCAACATCACAGTTACGGTGAACGTGAAGGCTTTAGAAATCACTGTGAAAAACCTGCTCGGAAAGCCCGTCTCTGGCGCCAAGGTCCTCGTGAGGGTAAGTAGTCCGTCAGGAGTAGTGAATTTGACCAGCACCACAGGGGATGACGGAGTAGCGGTTCTCTACCGCGTACCTCTCCCGCCTTCCAGCAATATATCCTTGCACGTAAGCTACAGAGGGTTCACGTACGCGGGAGTGCTCTCCCCCTCAGAAAAATCGCGAGAAGTAATCCTCGACGTGCTCATCGACACGCCGCTTCTGACGCTTTCAGCGACCCAGGCTCTTCTAGCGATTCTGGGTGCTAGCGTGCTCGCCGGAACCCTTATAGTCGTCCTCCGGAAGTACCTCCACCTAAAAACTCTCCGGGAAATGTTCGCGAGCCCCTTTGAGGGGGAGAGAGAAAGCTTAATTGGGCGACTTAAAAGGATTTTAGAGAGGAAAAGGGAGGAAAAGGAAGAGGAGGAAATTTCCTTATTCGGATGA